AGCGGTACTGCTGTTGCTGCGAACTATGCCGTAGCTGCCGTAGGTACAGAAACATCGGGTTCTATTTTATCACCTTCTAGCCAGAATTCTGTAGTAGGGTTAAAACCAACTATTGGGTTGTTGAGTAGAAGCGGAATTGTTCCGATCTCAAGTACGTTAGATACGCCTGGCCCAATGACAAAAAATGTGGTTGACAATGCAATTTTATTGTCTGCCATGACCGGAAAAGATAATGCAGATAGCAAATCGGTAGCTACAGATGCTGATTATTTGAGTTCAGCTTCTGCTACAGCATCATTAGAAGGCAAACGTTTTGGAGCTTTTAAGAACCTTTTAGAGAGCGATACTATTTACGCCCAAACCATAAGTAAAATGAAAGATTTAGGCGCTACTATTGTGGAATTTGAAGCAAAACAACCAGGCTTACCAGGTTTCTTAAGTATTTTAAATATAGATATGCGCAATGACCTGCCTGCCTATATCAACGCACATGTAAAAAATAAGGATGCGGTTAAAGTAACATCGATTCAGGATGTCATGGATTTTAACAATCAAGATTCTTTAACAAGAATTCCTTACGGGCAAGCGCTTTTTAAAGGAATACTAGCCGATACGACTTCTGCTGAAGGTCTAGAAAAAATTATCGCTGATTTAGAAGTTTCTAGTCGCTCTTATTTTGATACGATATTAGATACTCATAATTTGGATGCTATATTGAGCATTAATAATTACCATGCGGGTTATGCGGCAGTAGCCAAATACCCTGCCTTAACAGTGCCGATGGGTTATAAAATTTCAGGAGAACCCATAAGCTTAACATTTATCGCAAAACAGTTTCAGGAAGCTAAATTGTTAGCATTGGGTGCAGCTTTTGAAAAAGGTACTAAAGTTCGGAGAATGCCAGAGAATTTTGTGAATTAATCAATCCTGTTGATCATCTTTACTGTTTATTTAGCAAGAGCGTTATGGTTTTGCTCTTAAAATAAGTGGGCGAATAGTATTGCTATTTAAGCTACGAGACCAGTGCTTATTTCTATTGTCTAGATGGTTTAACGAGTAGAGATGCTTTTGTAGGCTTAACTCTTGAAATATCAGATTTTATAAAGACAGATCAAAAACAATTTCTATATTTTAAAATAATTCAGGATTTCTATGTATTCCTTTTAGTCTTTCTAGACTTTAAAATAGGAGCAAACAAGGTGTGCTCAAAACAAAAAAAACAGGCTACATTATGGTTTAGTTTATGACTTTATTGAGCATTATCCAAAGTTCATTGTCAAAAGTGGTGGGCCCTAACTCTCCTTCGTCGGCACTATTTCCCATACGTACGATAACCATTTTTTTACTTGGAATAATATATAATTTTTGATCAAATGCTCCTAGGCCTGCAATCAGATCATCGGGTGCGGAGGGCACCAGTTTGCCTAAAAATAATTCTTCAGAACCAGGAATTTTATAATTTGTTTTACCATTGAGCCACCATAAATACCCATAAGACTTATTCAATTCTTGCGAAGTGGTGGTCATTTCGTTAAAATAAGAAGCATCTGAGAGTATCGTACTTTCATTCCAAGTGCCTTTATTGAGACACAAAAGACCAAAGCGTGCCATGCTTCTAGCGTTACTGAAATAGAGATTAAGGGATCCCGTTTTTATCCACGAACCTTGCATTCCAATTTTATTGCGAATTTTGGTGTTAAAATAGTCTTTATACTCTTGATTTACAGCTCCTGAAACAATATCATCGAGAATCGTATAGGCCCCCTGGTGATAATACCAATAGGTTCCTGGTTCATTTTTATATTGGAAGCATGGTTGATCGGTACAAAAATTTTCAGGAACTGTGTAATCTAGTCCTGTGGTCATCGTTAAATGATGACGAACAGTAATATTTTGTTCTTGTTGTGCTGTTAATGCAGACCATCCTTCACCCATATAATCCGATGATGGGTTGTCTATAGATAAAAGCCCTTCTTCTTGAGCTATACCCACTGTAAATGCGGTTAAGGTCTTGGCCGCAGAGTTCCAACTATGATTTTGTGTTGCTGTAAAATTTCCAAAATACCTTTCTATTACAATTTTTCCATTGCTTAGGATGATAAAGGCATCAGTACCATTCGCTTCTAAAAAAGTGTACAACGCTTGTTCATTTTCTGTTTTCCATCCTAATGCTGCCATAGCTGTGGTTTCCCAAGTATTTGAGTTTATGGGAGGAAAATAGAGTGTTTCATCCTCAGATTCCGAGGGTGATGCGCCCTCCTTAGAACAAGACGAAAGTATTAAAGTCAAAAAAATCAAAACGTAGGTTATGTTATATTTCATAGATTGTGGTTTTCATGTGACCCATTTATTTTAAGTATCGGTTGATTTTAATTTTAACTTTTAAAAATGACTATTTATTAATTTTCAACAAACTAGAAAATCATCCCAAATAAAGGGAGTTACTTTATTAAATTGTTTATTCGTATCCAAAGTTCATTGTCAAAGCTAGATGGTCCAAGGGTCGGCTCGCCTGTAGCTTCTCCCATGCGAACTACAACAATGTTTTGACTAGGTACGATGTATAATTTTTGGTCATTTTTACCTAATCCGGCATAAAGGTCCTCAGGGGCTTCACTAATAAGGTCTCCTTGAAAGACAGTTTGTAATGTGGGTAATATTTTGCTCTCTTTGCCATTCAGCCACCATAGATATCCGTATGATTTGTTTAGATTTTGAGATGTATTTTTCATACCCTCAAGATAATTGGTGTCACCTAGAATAACTTCTTCATTCCAAATACCTTTATTTAGGTTGAGGAGACCAAACCTCGCCATACTCCGTGCAGTGCTCCAATAAACATTATTTTGCCCGTTGCTAGAAAGCCATTGGCCTGTCATTCCGATTTTATCCTTCAAGGCACTCGTAAAATAGCTATTGAAATCCATTGAAGTAGCGTTAGCAATGACATCTTGTATCAGGGTATAAGGTGCATTGTGGTATGACCAACGTGTTCCTGCGTCGGCTACATACGTTAAACAATTTGGTGTTTTACAATCTCCTTGTGTATCATCCATTCCCGAGGTCATCGTCAATTGATGCCAAACGGTAATCAAATCTTCCTTTTCAATGGCAAGGCTAGTCCAACCGGTTCCTAAATACTCTGAGGATTTATCACTTAAGCTTAAAAAACCTTCTTCCATAGCTATTCCTGTGGTAAAAGAAGTTAACGTTTTTCCTGCTGAGGCCCAGTACCAGGGTAAGTCTGCTCCATGATCAGCTGCGTACCATTCTACTGCAATTTTCCCATCTTTTAAAACTATAAATGCTTTAGAGTCATTTTCGCTCAAAAATTCATATAAGTCTTGTTCGGCACTAGTGTTCCATTCTAATTCTTCCATCGAAACGGTTTCCCAAATAGTACTTGTATTTGGCGGAAAATAAAGGCTCTTACTATTAGAATCGGGATTTGTTTCACCGTTTTTGGAGCAAGAAAAATAGAGGAGAACGAAGAAAAGTGAAAATGTAATTTTTATTGTCTTCATCAGGAGTATTTTTTAAATAGGACAAGAAAGGAACTAATAGGTTTAATTTAACTCATTTGACTGTCAGGTAAATAACGTAGAATTGATAAAAAATAATATAAATAGTAAAGTCTTTTTTTTATAGAAGTCGTTTAAACAACTTCTTGTCGTATTTTTGCACTTTATTTGAAGCTATGCGTACAAAAACTGTAAAAAAGAATACTATTAATGTGGTTACCTTAGGATGCTCTAAGAATGTATATGATTCTGAGGTGCTCATGGGCCAATTGAAAGCCAATAAAAAACAGGTAGTTCATGAGGGGGAGGGAAACATTGTTGTGATTAATACTTGTGGATTTATTGATAATGCCAAGGAAGAAAGTGTCAATACCATATTAGATTTTGTACAGAAAAAAGAAGCTGGATTAGTTGATAAGGTTTTTGTAACCGGTTGTTTAAGCGAACGCTATAAGCCAGATTTGCAAAAAGAAATTCCGAATGTGGACGAGTATTTTGGGACGAGTGAATTACCTAATTTATTAAAGGCGCTTGGAGCCGATTATAAGCATGAACTTATTGGAGAGCGTTTAATGACTACGCCAAAAAATTATGCCTATTTAAAAATTGCTGAAGGTTGCGATAGGCCATGTTCTTTTTGTGCCATTCCGCTAATGCGAGGTAAGCATAAAAGTACCCCCATTGAAAATTTAGTAACTGAAGCTGAAAAATTAGCAGCAAAAGGTGTAAAGGAGCTTATTTTAATAG
The sequence above is drawn from the Cellulophaga sp. Hel_I_12 genome and encodes:
- a CDS encoding amidase family protein, whose amino-acid sequence is MKKLVFAICSCLILFSCKEEKKNLEPVVLWESYNDSLEVAENASHDIGRMQYKLIQSKVLDKNDVFVPLYAEVSKVTEEQYQTWKPFVLEQDIPTIQANIAKGNLSYENLVLFYLYRIYKYELNNLTTLNTVLALNENVVDQARALDTKFQENPNAVRHAIYGMPILLKDNIDTNGMNTTAGAIALMNNAADDAFIVQQLKKNEALILGKVNLSEWAYFLCSGCPVGYSAVGGQTLNPYGRKIFETGGSSAGSGTAVAANYAVAAVGTETSGSILSPSSQNSVVGLKPTIGLLSRSGIVPISSTLDTPGPMTKNVVDNAILLSAMTGKDNADSKSVATDADYLSSASATASLEGKRFGAFKNLLESDTIYAQTISKMKDLGATIVEFEAKQPGLPGFLSILNIDMRNDLPAYINAHVKNKDAVKVTSIQDVMDFNNQDSLTRIPYGQALFKGILADTTSAEGLEKIIADLEVSSRSYFDTILDTHNLDAILSINNYHAGYAAVAKYPALTVPMGYKISGEPISLTFIAKQFQEAKLLALGAAFEKGTKVRRMPENFVN
- a CDS encoding serine hydrolase, producing the protein MKYNITYVLIFLTLILSSCSKEGASPSESEDETLYFPPINSNTWETTAMAALGWKTENEQALYTFLEANGTDAFIILSNGKIVIERYFGNFTATQNHSWNSAAKTLTAFTVGIAQEEGLLSIDNPSSDYMGEGWSALTAQQEQNITVRHHLTMTTGLDYTVPENFCTDQPCFQYKNEPGTYWYYHQGAYTILDDIVSGAVNQEYKDYFNTKIRNKIGMQGSWIKTGSLNLYFSNARSMARFGLLCLNKGTWNESTILSDASYFNEMTTTSQELNKSYGYLWWLNGKTNYKIPGSEELFLGKLVPSAPDDLIAGLGAFDQKLYIIPSKKMVIVRMGNSADEGELGPTTFDNELWIMLNKVIN
- a CDS encoding serine hydrolase, translated to MKTIKITFSLFFVLLYFSCSKNGETNPDSNSKSLYFPPNTSTIWETVSMEELEWNTSAEQDLYEFLSENDSKAFIVLKDGKIAVEWYAADHGADLPWYWASAGKTLTSFTTGIAMEEGFLSLSDKSSEYLGTGWTSLAIEKEDLITVWHQLTMTSGMDDTQGDCKTPNCLTYVADAGTRWSYHNAPYTLIQDVIANATSMDFNSYFTSALKDKIGMTGQWLSSNGQNNVYWSTARSMARFGLLNLNKGIWNEEVILGDTNYLEGMKNTSQNLNKSYGYLWWLNGKESKILPTLQTVFQGDLISEAPEDLYAGLGKNDQKLYIVPSQNIVVVRMGEATGEPTLGPSSFDNELWIRINNLIK